From a region of the Panicum virgatum strain AP13 chromosome 2K, P.virgatum_v5, whole genome shotgun sequence genome:
- the LOC120685640 gene encoding acyl carrier protein 2, chloroplastic-like: protein MASLAGSALSLAMPVKAINIKSVSFSGLRKDNVTFCLQPVPQRFAVCCPAKKETVDQVCDIVKKQLALADGTEVCGSSKFQDLGADSLDTVEIVMGLEEAFGISVEESSAQSIATVEDAANLIDDLVAAKSS, encoded by the exons ATGGCTTCCCTCGCCGGATCCGCCCTCTCCCTCGCGATGCCCGTCAAG GCAATCAACATTAAGTCCGTCTCTTTCTCTGGTTTAAGGAAAGATAATGTAACATTCTGTCTTCAGCCAGTGCCACAAAGATTTGCAGTCTGCTGTCCC GCTAAAAAGGAGACAGTGGACCAGGTTTGTGATATTGTCAAGAAGCAGCTTGCACTTGCTGATGGCACTGAAGTTTGTGGCTCCTCCAAGTTCCAAGATCTTGGTGCTGATTCGTTGGACACT GTTGAGATTGTTATGGGCCTCGAGGAAGCTTTTGGGATCAGTGTGGAGGAGTCGAGCGCGCAGTCAATTGCAACCGTGGAAGATGCTGCTAATCTCATCGATGACCTTGTTGCTGCAAAATCGTCCTAA
- the LOC120685647 gene encoding GDSL esterase/lipase EXL3-like — protein MGCGGSAALPLLALAFVSPWQAVAAAAGNGTAAAAGGRPRVPALLVFGDSIVDTGNNNAVLTLTRSDFRPYGKDLNGGVPTGRFSNGRIPTDLLASRLGLKDLVPAYLGTDLTDDDLLTGVSFASAGTGYDPLTSTLVAVLPMQEELNMFTEYREKLAGIVGEEAAAGIVAESLFLVCAGTDDIANNYYLAPVRPLQYDISAYVDFLVQQACDFMKQLYQQGARRIAILGLPPVGCVPSQRTLARDCDPARNRAARVFNSRLQAAVARLQGELRCQRIGYVDIYDVLRDMIADPCKYGFDVSTRGCCGTGVFEVSLLCNQLTAATCPDDRKYVFWDSFHPTERAYEIIVDYLFPRYVEKLL, from the exons ATGGGGTGTGGCGGTAGTGCCGCGCTGCCGCTGCTCGCCCTCGCCTTCGTGTCGCCATGGCAGGccgtggcggccgccgcgggcaaCGGgacagcggccgccgccggcggcaggcCGCGGGTGCCGGCCCTCCTGGTGTTCGGCGACTCCATCGTCGACACGGGCAACAACAACGCCGTCCTCACGCTCACCAGGTCCGACTTCCGCCCGTACGGCAAGGACCTCAACGGCGGCGTCCCCACCGGTCGCTTCTCCAACGGCCGGATCCCCACCGACTTGCTAG CGTCGCGTCTCGGCCTCAAGGACCTGGTTCCGGCGTACCTCGGCACTGACCTCACCGACGACGACCTCCTCACCGGCGTCAGCTTCGCTTCAGCGGGCACCGGCTACGACCCCCTCACCTCCACTCTAGTG GCCGTCCTGCCGATGCAGGAGGAGCTCAATATGTTCACCGAGTACAGGGAGAAGCTGGCAGGGATCGTCGGAGAAGAGGCCGCCGCGGGCATCGTGGCCGAGAGCCTGTTCTTGGTCTGCGCCGGCACGGACGACATCGCCAACAACTACTACCTCGCCCCGGTCAGGCCTCTGCAGTACGACATCTCGGCGTACGTCGATTTCCTAGTTCAGCAGGCCTGCGACTTCATGAAG CAACTGTACCAGCAAGGTGCCAGGCGGATCGCGATCCTGGGGCTCCCGCCCGTCGGGTGCGTGCCGTCGCAGCGGACCCTCGCCAGGGACTGCGACCCGGCGCGCAACCGCGCGGCGCGGGTGTTCAACTCCCGGCTGCAGGCGGCGGTCGCGCGTCTCCAGGGGGAGCTCCGCTGCCAGAGGATCGGCTACGTGGACATCTACGACGTCCTGCGCGACATGATCGCCGACCCCTGCAAATACG GGTTTGACGTCTCGACGAGAGGATGCTGCGGCACCGGGGTGTTCGAGGTGTCGCTCCTGTGCAACCAGCTGACGGCGGCGACGTGCCCCGACGACCGCAAGTACGTGTTCTGGGACAGCTTCCATCCTACCGAGAGGGCTTACGAGATCATCGTGGACTATCTGTTCCCAAGATACGTAGAGAAGCTGCTGTGA